Proteins encoded by one window of Microtus pennsylvanicus isolate mMicPen1 chromosome 18, mMicPen1.hap1, whole genome shotgun sequence:
- the LOC142837339 gene encoding small ribosomal subunit protein eS25, whose protein sequence is MPPKDDKKKKDAGKSAKKDKDPVNKSGGKAKKKKWSKGKVRDKLNNLVLFDKATYDKLCKEVPNYKLITPAVVSERLKIRGSLARAALQELLSKGLIKLVSKHRAQVIYTRNTKGGDAPAAGEDA, encoded by the coding sequence ATGCCGCCCAAGGatgacaagaagaagaaagatgccggAAAGTCGgccaaaaaagacaaagacccaGTAAATAAGTCCGGTGGCAAGGCCAAAAAGAAGAAGTGGTCCAAAGGCAAAGTTCGGGACAAGCTCAACAATCTAGTCCTGTTTGACAAGGCTACATACGACAAACTCTGTAAGGAAGTGCCCAACTATAAACTTATTACTCCAGCCGTGGTCTCTGAGAGACTGAAGATTCGCGGTTCCTTGGCCAGGGCAGCTCTTCAGGAGCTCCTTAGTAAAGGGCTTATCAAGCTGGTTTCAAAGCACAGAGCCCAAGTAATTTACACCAGAAACACAAAGGGTGGAGATGCCCCAGCTGCTGGTGAAGATGCATGA